The proteins below are encoded in one region of Puntigrus tetrazona isolate hp1 chromosome 5, ASM1883169v1, whole genome shotgun sequence:
- the lrsam1 gene encoding E3 ubiquitin-protein ligase LRSAM1 isoform X1 encodes MFLFSKKKKPSEDSVKRLEYQLCLAKEAGADDILDISACELTEVPSCAFSICKVLQKKVLILHGNDLRSLVPKGCCIGALATLKVLDLHENKLTSLPDGIGQLLSLQVLNVEKNHIKQLPDSIGDLRHLQTLNVKGNSLSVIPASVGHMSSLRTLDMSENGIRELPKELANVRTLESLILDAQVMRYPPASVCTAGTEEVQRYLCSEMGLEYCPPSQYLLPVLEHDGGKEEEDSVDGEEMAWQSKFMDYEKRKEQKHLEKLIFEKDLEEKQREHTQLLLLNNSHKEDVLLSVKLEQQRLELGVSQQQKAQETERQKMLEKVRLAENNIMSRISDLLLDSKRQAKSAEFLQALEEDRIRMEHLTAITQDEANSLRKKEVASAMQRMLSESYSVRLLQEAREAKTQILVSETCMSLDYMDRRFDQVLSLQQLDKSKAISQILEEEEMQKAAFEALQLQKDSVHAYIRNQIKLIEAELMQLTKLEVKRRNLDTENLQEVLADQRTALTDLLQQLLKQKDQREEELRIVLMAMEQKSESNQQNYWMIQYQRLLDAKPLSLRMQEAAVNADLGSLLCKLSAQHYLPIIAHHRITAEALRHMTARDLRKLGINEVGVQKALLHWARERTLSDPLPKTAKEMQEAGPSTPSAPLQQQLTPPLTPSTPLTPTAPSPDRWSSSECVVCMERESQVIFLPCGHVCCCQTCSDALQSCPLCRGSLSQRVRLYHG; translated from the exons ATGTTTCTGTTCTCCAAAAAGAAGAAACCAAGTGAGGATTCAGTAAAACGCCTGGAATACCAGCTATGCTTG GCCAAAGAAGCAGGCGCTGATGATATTCTGGACATTTCTGCCTGTGAGCTTACAGAG GTTCCCTCCTGTGCCTTCTCCATATGTAAAGTCCTCCAGAAGAAA GTGTTAATTCTTCATGGAAATGACCTGAGGTCACTTGTTCCTAAAGGTTGCTGCATTGGTGCCTTAGCAACCTTAAAG GTGTTGGACCTGCATGAAAATAAGCTCACGTCACTTCCTGATGGCATTGGGCAGCTTTTGTCCTTGCag GTGCTGAATGTAGAGAAGAACCACATTAAACAGCTGCCGGACTCTATAGGGGATCTTCGGCATCTACAGACACTTAACGTGAAAG GGAACAGCCTCTCTGTCATTCCTGCATCTGTGGGACACATGAGTAGCCTGCGTACACTAGACATGAGCGAGAACGGCATTAGAGAATTACCTAAAGAACTGGCCAATGTTCGCACTTTGGAA AGCCTGATCCTGGATGCACAGGTTATGAGATATCCACCTGCGTCAGTGTGCACGGCCGGCACAGAGGAAGTGCAGCGCTACCTCTGTTCAG AGATGGGTCTGGAGTATTGCCCTCCATCACAGTATCTGCTGCCTGTACTGGAGCATgatggagggaaggaggaggaggattcTGTTGATGGCGAAGAGATGGCCTGGCAG AGCAAATTCATGGACTATGAGAAAAGAAAG GAGCAGAAACATCTGGAAAAGTTGATCTTTGAGAAAGATCttgaagagaaacagagagagcaCACTCAGCTCCTCCTGCTCAACAACTCTCACAAAGAGGACGTCCTGCTGTCCGTCAAACTG GAGCAGCAAAGGTTGGAGTTAGGTGTGTCTCAGCAGCAGAAGGCCCAGGAAACAGAGAGGCAGAAAATGCTGGAAAAAGTACGCCTGGCAGAGAACAATATCATGAGTCGCATCTCTGACCTCCTGCTTGATAGCAAACG CCAGGCAAAGAGCGCCGAGTTTCTGCAAGCTCTGGAGGAAGACCG tatacgAATGGAGCACCTTACCGCTATCACACAGGATGAAGCCAATTCTCTCAGGAAGAAGGAAGTGGCAA GTGCCATGCAGAGGATGCTGTCAGAGAGCTACTCTGTAAGGTTACTTCAGGAGGCCAGGGAAGCCAAGACACAGATTCTGGTGTCCGAGACCTGCATGAG TTTGGACTATATGGACAGAAGGTTTGACCAGGTGTTGTCTCTACAGCAGCTAGACAAAAGCAAAGCCATTAGTCAGATCCTTGAAGAG GAGGAAATGCAGAAGGCCGCCTTTGAAGCCCTCCAACTCCAGAAGGACAGCGTGCATGCTTATATCCGTAATCAG ATTAAACTCATAGAGGCAGAGTTAATGCAGTTGACAAAGCTGGAGGTTAAGAGGAGGAATTTGGACACGGAGAATCTGCAG GAGGTGTTAGCTGACCAGAGGACTGCTCTGACTGATCTACTGCAGCAGTTACTCAAACAGAAGGACCAAAGAGAGGAGGAACTCAGGATAGTTTTG atggcAATGGAGCAGAAAAGTGAATCCAATCAGCAGAACTACTGGATGATCCAGTATCAGAGGCTCCTGGATGCCAAACCTCTGTCTCTGCGGATGCAG GAGGCAGCTGTAAATGCAGATCTGGGGAGTCTGCTGTGTAAACTCTCGGCTCAACACTACCTGCCAATCATAGCTCACCACCGAATCACTGCTGAGGCCTTGCGACACATGACCGCTCGAGACCTTAGAAAG TTGGGGATCAATGAGGTCGGAGTGCAGAAAGCTCTTCTCCACTGGGCCAGAGAACGCACTCTGTCTGACC CATTGCCTAAAACAGCCAAAGAGATGCAGGAAGCTGGTCCATCCACCCCAAGCGCCCCACTTCAGCAGCAGCTCACTCCTCCACTGACCCCCAGTACCCCCCTCACCCCCACTGCCCCAAGTCCTGATAGATGGAGCAGCTCCGAGTGTGTGGTGTGCATGGAGCGTGAG TCACAGGTGATCTTCCTGCCATGTGGGCATGTATGCTGTTGCCAGACCTGCAGCGATGCCCTGCAGTCCTGCCCTCTGTGCCGTGGCTCCTTATCTCAGCGGGTCCGTCTTTACCACGGCTGA
- the rpl12 gene encoding 60S ribosomal protein L12 isoform X2: MRCTGGEVGATSSLAPKIGPLGLSPKKVGDDIAKATGDWKGLRITVKLTIQNRQAAIEVVPSASALIIKALKEPPRDRKKVKNIKHSGSVTFDEIVGIARVMRPRSIARELSGTIKEILGTAQSVGCTIDGRLPHDVIDDINSGKVECPAE, from the exons ATGAGATGTACCGGTGGAGAGGTTGGTGCCACTTCCTCTCTGGCCCCCAAAATCGGACCTTTGGGTCTT tccCCCAAAAAGGTGGGTGATGACATTGCAAAGGCCACCGGCGACTGGAAGGGCCTGCGAATCACTGTTAAACTGACCATTCAGAACAGGCAAGCAGCG ATTGAGGTGGTGCCATCAGCTTCAGCCCTCATCATCAAGGCGCTGAAGGAACCTCCCCGTGACAGGAAGAAGGTCAAGAACA ttAAGCACTCTGGAAGCGTTACTTTCGACGAGATCGTCGGCATCGCCCGTGTCATGAGGCCACGATCCATTGCCAGGGAGCTTAGTG GTACCATTAAAGAGATTCTTGGCACTGCTCAGTCTGTGGGCTGCACCATTGACGGTCGTCTTCCCCATGATGTCATTGATGACATCAACAGTGGCAAAGTTGAATGCCCAGCt GAGTAA
- the lrsam1 gene encoding E3 ubiquitin-protein ligase LRSAM1 isoform X2 produces the protein MFLFSKKKKPSEDSVKRLEYQLCLAKEAGADDILDISACELTEVPSCAFSICKVLQKKVLILHGNDLRSLVPKGCCIGALATLKVLDLHENKLTSLPDGIGQLLSLQVLNVEKNHIKQLPDSIGDLRHLQTLNVKGNSLSVIPASVGHMSSLRTLDMSENGIRELPKELANVRTLESLILDAQVMRYPPASVCTAGTEEVQRYLCSEMGLEYCPPSQYLLPVLEHDGGKEEEDSVDGEEMAWQSKFMDYEKRKEQKHLEKLIFEKDLEEKQREHTQLLLLNNSHKEDVLLSVKLEQQRLELGVSQQQKAQETERQKMLEKVRLAENNIMSRISDLLLDSKRQAKSAEFLQALEEDRIRMEHLTAITQDEANSLRKKEVASAMQRMLSESYSVRLLQEAREAKTQILVSETCMSLDYMDRRFDQVLSLQQLDKSKAISQILEEEEMQKAAFEALQLQKDSVHAYIRNQEVLADQRTALTDLLQQLLKQKDQREEELRIVLMAMEQKSESNQQNYWMIQYQRLLDAKPLSLRMQEAAVNADLGSLLCKLSAQHYLPIIAHHRITAEALRHMTARDLRKLGINEVGVQKALLHWARERTLSDPLPKTAKEMQEAGPSTPSAPLQQQLTPPLTPSTPLTPTAPSPDRWSSSECVVCMERESQVIFLPCGHVCCCQTCSDALQSCPLCRGSLSQRVRLYHG, from the exons ATGTTTCTGTTCTCCAAAAAGAAGAAACCAAGTGAGGATTCAGTAAAACGCCTGGAATACCAGCTATGCTTG GCCAAAGAAGCAGGCGCTGATGATATTCTGGACATTTCTGCCTGTGAGCTTACAGAG GTTCCCTCCTGTGCCTTCTCCATATGTAAAGTCCTCCAGAAGAAA GTGTTAATTCTTCATGGAAATGACCTGAGGTCACTTGTTCCTAAAGGTTGCTGCATTGGTGCCTTAGCAACCTTAAAG GTGTTGGACCTGCATGAAAATAAGCTCACGTCACTTCCTGATGGCATTGGGCAGCTTTTGTCCTTGCag GTGCTGAATGTAGAGAAGAACCACATTAAACAGCTGCCGGACTCTATAGGGGATCTTCGGCATCTACAGACACTTAACGTGAAAG GGAACAGCCTCTCTGTCATTCCTGCATCTGTGGGACACATGAGTAGCCTGCGTACACTAGACATGAGCGAGAACGGCATTAGAGAATTACCTAAAGAACTGGCCAATGTTCGCACTTTGGAA AGCCTGATCCTGGATGCACAGGTTATGAGATATCCACCTGCGTCAGTGTGCACGGCCGGCACAGAGGAAGTGCAGCGCTACCTCTGTTCAG AGATGGGTCTGGAGTATTGCCCTCCATCACAGTATCTGCTGCCTGTACTGGAGCATgatggagggaaggaggaggaggattcTGTTGATGGCGAAGAGATGGCCTGGCAG AGCAAATTCATGGACTATGAGAAAAGAAAG GAGCAGAAACATCTGGAAAAGTTGATCTTTGAGAAAGATCttgaagagaaacagagagagcaCACTCAGCTCCTCCTGCTCAACAACTCTCACAAAGAGGACGTCCTGCTGTCCGTCAAACTG GAGCAGCAAAGGTTGGAGTTAGGTGTGTCTCAGCAGCAGAAGGCCCAGGAAACAGAGAGGCAGAAAATGCTGGAAAAAGTACGCCTGGCAGAGAACAATATCATGAGTCGCATCTCTGACCTCCTGCTTGATAGCAAACG CCAGGCAAAGAGCGCCGAGTTTCTGCAAGCTCTGGAGGAAGACCG tatacgAATGGAGCACCTTACCGCTATCACACAGGATGAAGCCAATTCTCTCAGGAAGAAGGAAGTGGCAA GTGCCATGCAGAGGATGCTGTCAGAGAGCTACTCTGTAAGGTTACTTCAGGAGGCCAGGGAAGCCAAGACACAGATTCTGGTGTCCGAGACCTGCATGAG TTTGGACTATATGGACAGAAGGTTTGACCAGGTGTTGTCTCTACAGCAGCTAGACAAAAGCAAAGCCATTAGTCAGATCCTTGAAGAG GAGGAAATGCAGAAGGCCGCCTTTGAAGCCCTCCAACTCCAGAAGGACAGCGTGCATGCTTATATCCGTAATCAG GAGGTGTTAGCTGACCAGAGGACTGCTCTGACTGATCTACTGCAGCAGTTACTCAAACAGAAGGACCAAAGAGAGGAGGAACTCAGGATAGTTTTG atggcAATGGAGCAGAAAAGTGAATCCAATCAGCAGAACTACTGGATGATCCAGTATCAGAGGCTCCTGGATGCCAAACCTCTGTCTCTGCGGATGCAG GAGGCAGCTGTAAATGCAGATCTGGGGAGTCTGCTGTGTAAACTCTCGGCTCAACACTACCTGCCAATCATAGCTCACCACCGAATCACTGCTGAGGCCTTGCGACACATGACCGCTCGAGACCTTAGAAAG TTGGGGATCAATGAGGTCGGAGTGCAGAAAGCTCTTCTCCACTGGGCCAGAGAACGCACTCTGTCTGACC CATTGCCTAAAACAGCCAAAGAGATGCAGGAAGCTGGTCCATCCACCCCAAGCGCCCCACTTCAGCAGCAGCTCACTCCTCCACTGACCCCCAGTACCCCCCTCACCCCCACTGCCCCAAGTCCTGATAGATGGAGCAGCTCCGAGTGTGTGGTGTGCATGGAGCGTGAG TCACAGGTGATCTTCCTGCCATGTGGGCATGTATGCTGTTGCCAGACCTGCAGCGATGCCCTGCAGTCCTGCCCTCTGTGCCGTGGCTCCTTATCTCAGCGGGTCCGTCTTTACCACGGCTGA
- the fkbp15a gene encoding FK506-binding protein 15 has translation MEKVKDVIPDYNDEDFLCPKSGAKLASLFGLDRAESQGNESFQFTAPKQPKKSCAVLGPPPQKSVPPPCAPAVLFATAVHAFSFVNGQYVKQGKIGAAVLGNHVSKEYKILLYTNKQKQISAARIHRGFVLTVQPCNYVTFYDDQQQNWSLMFDSARSRSEFCKEVCVARWNSEASSDSLVTQDLVQGEGQAVDVGDTVEVAYSGWLLQNHSLGQAFESNLGKEKLLRVKLGSGKAQKGWEDGMLGMQKGGRRLLIVPPSIGHGSKVILNHVPANSTLVFEVEIHRVKFSKGRHSQASFDTSRASPSTCSDSQTEDSTSQSVADTDKSKVQEPKGNVASVSLTSSGASKSKIISRIAKMGQPMLPFLTGAIPAQPDPSDSETEDTSGVICDPTPSHSPKLAPMPCTSYPPDDAQKQEAVPPEGDLNTTQGFQQYSFRQNPYFPTQLDSFASVYPSQHIPYQTPDITSFLMSDARRHNTEILLAIEKLARRVDQLTCKVDDLQKEGNFSFRLSSASLETNVILQNIQRIIQESMCLKKEVLERSSQVEEENHKTERNKRYMEQQDNQTSPQQTEQEKVKQLLNEVFESLRTEFDSQESYSGHAVLEILQKTIKSISVKLLSDPWELESGVEEDEVEEEHLRIRNTEKEDLKKEAFMLTEQM, from the exons ATGGAAAAAGTTAAAGACGTTATTCCTGATTATAACGAtgaagactttctgtgtcctaAAAGTGG GGCAAAGTTGGCCTCTCTCTTTGGTCTGGACCGAGCAGAGAGTCAGGGAAATGAGTCCTTTCAATTCACCGCCCCTAAACAGCCAAAAAAGTCCTGCGCCGTATTAG GCCCGCCTCCCCAGAAGTCCGTCCCTCCTCCCTGCGCTCCAGCTGTGCTGTTTGCTACAGCTGTTCATGCATTCAGCTT TGTGAATGGACAGTATGTAAAGCAAGGCAAGATAGGAGCTGCTGTTTTAGGAAACCATGTCTCCAAAGAG TACAAGATTCTTTTATACACCAATAAACAAAAGCAGATCAGCGCGGCTCGAATCCATCGTGGATTTGTCCTTACA GTTCAGCCTTGTAACTATGTCACTTTCTATGATGACCAGCAACAAAACTGGTCTTTAATGTTTGACTCGGCAAGGTCCAGGTCTGAGTTCTGTAAGGAg GTGTGCGTGGCTCGGTGGAACAGTGAGGCTTCGTCAGACTCTCTGGTCACTCAGGACCTGGTCCAAGGAGAAGGTCAAGCTGTTGATGTCGGGGACACAGTGGAGGTGGCCTATTCTGGATGGCTTTTACAGAACCATTCTCTGGGACAG GCGTTTGAATCCAATTTAGGCAAAGAAAAGCTGCTGCGAGTGAAGCTTGGGTCGGGAAAAGCTCAGAAG GGATGGGAGGACGGGATGCTTGGCATGCAGAAAGGAGGTCGACGGCTCCTTATCGTCCCTCCTAGTATAGGTCATGGGTCAAAGGTCATCCTTAACCATGTGCCAGCAAACAGCACTCTGGTGTTTGAGGTTGAGATTCATAGA GTTAAATTTTCCAAAGGCAGACATAGCCAGGCATCATTTGACACCTCAAGGGCATCCCCAAGCACCTGTTCAGACTCTCAGACTGAAGACAGCACTAGCCAATCAGTCGCCGATACAGATAAGTCAAA AGTCCAAGAACCTAAGGGGAACGTGGCATCTGTATCTCTGACA AGTTCAGGTGCTTCCAAATCTAAAATAATCTCACGTATAGCCAAGATGGGTCAGCCAATGCTTCCCTTTCTCACTGGGGCCATTCCGGCTCAGCCTGACCCCAGCGACTCGGAAACAGAG GATACCAGTGGAGTTATTTGTGATCCCACTCCTTCACACTCCCCCAAACTTGCACCAATGCCCTGCa CGTCGTATCCGCCTGACGATGCTCAGAAACAGGAAGCCGTGCCTCCAGAAGGAGACTTAAACACTACTCAAGGCTTTCAG CAATATTCCTTCAGACAAAATCCTTATTTTCCAACACAGCTGGATTCATTTGCCTCAGTCTACCCATCCCAGCACATCCCATACCAAA CCCCTGATATTACATCATTCCTGATGTCTGACGCTCGCCGACACAACACAGAAATTCTGCTGGCTATTGAAAAGCTGGCACGCAGAGTGGACCAGCTGACCTGCAAG gttgATGATCTGCAAAAAGAGGGTAACTTCTCTTTCAGACTGTCCTCTGCATCCTTAGAGACAAACGTGATCCTACAAAACATTCAAAGAATTATTCAG gagagTATGTGTCTGAAAAAGGAGGTTCTGGAGAGGAGTTCTCAGGTGGAGGAAGAGAATCACAAAACAGAGAGGAATAAGAG GTATATGGAGCAGCAAGACAATCAGACTTCCCCCCAACAGACCGAGCAGGAAAAG GTAAAACAACTGCTGAATGAAGTGTTCGAGTctctcaggacagagtttgattCACAGGAATCTTACAGCGGACACGCGGTGCTTGAGATTCTCCAAAAAACCATCAAG AGTATCTCCGTGAAGCTTCTCTCGGACCCATGGGAACTGGAATCAGGCGTAGAGGAAGATGAGGTAGAGGAAGAGCATTTGCGAATCAGAAACACGGAGAAGGAAGACCTTAAAAAGGAAGCATTTATGCTAACAGAACAAATGTAG
- the rpl12 gene encoding 60S ribosomal protein L12 isoform X1 — MPPKFDPSEIKIVYMRCTGGEVGATSSLAPKIGPLGLSPKKVGDDIAKATGDWKGLRITVKLTIQNRQAAIEVVPSASALIIKALKEPPRDRKKVKNIKHSGSVTFDEIVGIARVMRPRSIARELSGTIKEILGTAQSVGCTIDGRLPHDVIDDINSGKVECPAE; from the exons ATGCCTCCCAAATTCGACCCCAGCGAGATTAAAATTG TGTACATGAGATGTACCGGTGGAGAGGTTGGTGCCACTTCCTCTCTGGCCCCCAAAATCGGACCTTTGGGTCTT tccCCCAAAAAGGTGGGTGATGACATTGCAAAGGCCACCGGCGACTGGAAGGGCCTGCGAATCACTGTTAAACTGACCATTCAGAACAGGCAAGCAGCG ATTGAGGTGGTGCCATCAGCTTCAGCCCTCATCATCAAGGCGCTGAAGGAACCTCCCCGTGACAGGAAGAAGGTCAAGAACA ttAAGCACTCTGGAAGCGTTACTTTCGACGAGATCGTCGGCATCGCCCGTGTCATGAGGCCACGATCCATTGCCAGGGAGCTTAGTG GTACCATTAAAGAGATTCTTGGCACTGCTCAGTCTGTGGGCTGCACCATTGACGGTCGTCTTCCCCATGATGTCATTGATGACATCAACAGTGGCAAAGTTGAATGCCCAGCt GAGTAA